In Arthrobacter sp. QXT-31, one genomic interval encodes:
- the argB gene encoding acetylglutamate kinase codes for MNTQTRESTSMSDAQDKAGTLIEALPWIQRFAGTTMVIKYGGNAMVNDELRRAFAEDVVFLHHVGIHPVVVHGGGPQINSMLGRLGIESEFKGGLRVTTPEAMDVVRMVLTGQVGRELVGLINSHGPYAVGMSGEDGGLLRAVRTGTVVDGEEVDLGLVGEVVGVDPAGIVDILDAGRIPVISTVAPEITDAGDGVTGTARFQPTGQVLNVNADTAAAAVASALGASKLVILTDVEGLYANWPDKSSLISSLTASELRDMLPRLESGMIPKMAACLKAIDEGVERAHIVDGRLPHSMLLETFTTAGIGTQVVPDEETNA; via the coding sequence ATGAACACCCAGACCCGCGAATCAACGTCCATGAGTGATGCCCAGGACAAGGCAGGCACGCTCATCGAAGCCCTGCCGTGGATCCAGCGCTTCGCCGGAACCACCATGGTGATCAAATATGGCGGCAACGCCATGGTCAACGATGAACTGCGCCGCGCTTTCGCCGAGGACGTCGTGTTCCTCCACCACGTGGGCATCCACCCCGTGGTGGTCCACGGCGGCGGCCCGCAGATCAACTCAATGCTGGGCAGGCTAGGCATCGAGTCGGAGTTCAAGGGCGGCCTGCGCGTGACCACGCCCGAGGCGATGGACGTGGTGCGCATGGTCCTCACCGGCCAGGTGGGCCGTGAACTGGTGGGCCTGATCAACTCGCACGGGCCGTACGCCGTCGGCATGTCCGGCGAGGACGGCGGCCTGCTGCGCGCCGTCCGCACCGGTACCGTGGTTGACGGCGAGGAGGTGGACCTCGGCCTCGTGGGCGAGGTGGTCGGCGTGGACCCCGCCGGCATCGTGGACATTCTCGACGCCGGCCGGATCCCCGTGATCTCCACCGTCGCCCCGGAGATCACCGACGCCGGTGACGGCGTGACCGGCACAGCGCGCTTCCAGCCAACCGGCCAGGTCCTGAACGTCAACGCGGATACAGCGGCGGCCGCCGTCGCCTCCGCGCTGGGCGCCTCGAAGCTGGTCATCCTGACCGACGTCGAAGGCCTTTACGCCAACTGGCCGGACAAATCCTCGCTGATTTCCTCGCTGACGGCCTCGGAGCTGCGGGACATGCTCCCCAGGCTCGAATCCGGCATGATCCCGAAGATGGCCGCCTGCCTCAAGGCCATTGACGAGGGCGTGGAGCGGGCGCACATTGTGGACGGCCGGCTGCCGCACTCAATGCTTCTTGAAACATTTACGACGGCGGGCATCGGCACCCAGGTGGTCCCGGACGAGGAGACGAACGCATGA
- the argF gene encoding ornithine carbamoyltransferase, producing MTSTGTIRHFLKDTDLTPAEQAEVLELAGRMKAAPYSIQPFAAEGSGRKTVAVIFDKTSTRTRVSFATGVADMGGNALIINPGEAQIGHKESVEDTAKVLERMVSTIVWRTGAHSGLVAMAENSKVPVINALCDDYHPCQLLADLLTVKEHKGELKGLTMAYLGDAANNMANSYLLAGVTAGMHVRIAGPEGYLPAAGIVAAAQERAAETGGSVLITTDAAEALKGADVVATDTWVSMGQEAEKAARLQLFREYSVDEAALAQAAADAVVLHCLPAYRGYEISAGVIDGPQSIVWDEAENRLHAQKGLMAWLMHRSGLAFVDGLSPVEGTGESTF from the coding sequence GTGACTTCCACCGGCACCATCCGCCACTTCCTCAAGGACACGGACCTCACCCCTGCCGAGCAGGCGGAAGTCCTGGAGCTCGCCGGCCGGATGAAGGCCGCGCCGTACAGCATCCAGCCGTTCGCCGCCGAAGGCAGCGGCCGCAAGACCGTGGCCGTCATTTTCGACAAGACCTCCACCCGGACCCGGGTCTCCTTTGCCACCGGCGTGGCGGATATGGGCGGCAACGCCCTGATCATCAACCCAGGCGAGGCGCAGATCGGGCACAAGGAGTCCGTCGAGGACACCGCCAAGGTCCTCGAGCGCATGGTCTCCACCATCGTGTGGCGGACCGGCGCGCACTCCGGCCTGGTTGCCATGGCTGAGAACTCGAAGGTTCCGGTGATCAACGCCCTGTGCGATGACTACCACCCGTGCCAGCTGCTCGCCGACCTGCTGACGGTCAAGGAGCACAAGGGCGAACTCAAGGGCCTCACCATGGCCTACCTCGGCGACGCCGCCAACAACATGGCCAACTCCTACCTGCTGGCCGGCGTCACGGCCGGCATGCACGTCCGGATCGCCGGCCCGGAGGGCTACCTGCCCGCCGCCGGGATCGTGGCCGCCGCCCAGGAACGCGCCGCCGAGACCGGCGGCTCCGTCCTCATCACCACCGATGCCGCGGAGGCACTCAAGGGAGCGGACGTCGTCGCCACTGACACCTGGGTTTCCATGGGCCAGGAAGCGGAGAAGGCGGCGCGGCTGCAGCTGTTCCGTGAATACTCCGTGGACGAGGCCGCGCTGGCCCAGGCCGCCGCGGACGCCGTGGTGCTGCACTGTCTTCCCGCCTACCGCGGCTACGAAATCTCGGCCGGCGTGATCGATGGTCCGCAGTCGATCGTGTGGGACGAGGCCGAGAACCGCCTGCATGCGCAGAAGGGGCTCATGGCCTGGCTCATGCACCGGTCCGGGCTGGCTTTCGTCGACGGGCTTTCCCCCGTTGAGGGCACCGGGGAGAGCACGTTCTAG
- the argH gene encoding argininosuccinate lyase produces MASATNEGALWGGRFAGGPADALAALSKSTHFDWRLARYDIAGSKAHARVLHKAGLLDGAELEGMLAALDRLDADVASGAYVPAESDEDVHGSLERGLIERAGTQLGGKLRAGRSRNDQVATLGRMFLRDHARIIARGVLATIDALVEQAKAHPGVAMPGRTHLQHAQPVLLSHHLLAHAWALLRDLQRLQDWDKRAGVSPYGSGALAGSSLGLDPEAVAADLGFYSAVHNSIDGTASRDVFAEFAWVAAMIGVDLSRVSEEVIFWATKEFSFVTLHDSYSTGSSIMPQKKNPDVAELARGKAGRLIGNLTGLLATLKGLPLAYNRDLQEDKEPVFDAADTLELLLPAVSGMIATLKFNADRMESLAPQGFALATDIAEWLVRQGVPFREAHELSGAAVKQAESRDVELWDLTDEEYAAISEHLTPEVRSVLSTEGSLNSRNSQGGTAPAAVERQLAALEGELKGVREYAG; encoded by the coding sequence ATGGCATCCGCAACCAATGAGGGCGCGCTCTGGGGCGGCCGGTTCGCCGGCGGCCCCGCCGATGCCCTCGCGGCGCTGAGCAAGTCCACGCACTTCGACTGGCGCCTGGCCCGCTACGACATCGCCGGTTCCAAGGCGCACGCGCGCGTGCTGCACAAGGCCGGACTGCTGGACGGCGCCGAGCTCGAAGGCATGCTCGCCGCCCTGGACCGGCTGGATGCGGACGTCGCGTCGGGCGCCTACGTCCCGGCGGAATCCGATGAGGACGTGCACGGTTCGCTGGAACGTGGACTGATCGAGCGCGCCGGAACCCAGCTCGGCGGAAAGCTCCGGGCGGGGCGTTCGCGCAACGACCAGGTGGCCACCTTGGGCCGCATGTTCCTGCGCGACCACGCCCGGATCATCGCCCGCGGCGTGCTGGCCACCATCGATGCGCTCGTGGAACAGGCCAAAGCCCACCCCGGCGTGGCAATGCCCGGCCGCACCCACCTGCAGCACGCCCAGCCCGTCCTGCTCAGCCACCACCTGCTGGCCCACGCCTGGGCGCTGCTGCGCGACCTGCAGCGGCTGCAGGACTGGGACAAGCGCGCCGGCGTTTCGCCGTACGGTTCGGGGGCCCTGGCCGGTTCCTCGCTTGGCCTGGACCCCGAGGCCGTGGCCGCGGACCTGGGCTTCTACTCGGCCGTCCACAACTCGATCGACGGCACCGCGTCCCGCGATGTCTTTGCCGAGTTCGCCTGGGTGGCCGCGATGATCGGCGTGGATCTGTCCCGCGTGTCGGAGGAAGTCATCTTCTGGGCCACCAAGGAGTTCTCCTTCGTCACGCTGCACGATTCCTACTCCACGGGATCGTCCATCATGCCGCAGAAGAAGAACCCGGACGTGGCAGAGCTGGCCCGCGGCAAGGCCGGCCGGCTGATCGGAAACCTCACCGGCCTGCTGGCCACGCTGAAGGGCCTGCCGCTCGCGTACAACCGCGACCTGCAGGAGGACAAGGAGCCGGTGTTCGACGCGGCAGACACGCTGGAGCTGCTGCTGCCGGCGGTCTCGGGCATGATTGCCACGCTGAAGTTCAATGCCGACCGGATGGAGTCGCTGGCGCCGCAGGGCTTCGCGCTGGCCACGGACATCGCCGAATGGCTGGTCCGCCAGGGCGTGCCCTTCCGCGAAGCGCACGAACTGTCCGGCGCGGCCGTGAAGCAGGCCGAAAGCCGCGACGTGGAACTGTGGGACCTGACGGACGAGGAGTATGCCGCCATTTCGGAGCACCTCACGCCGGAGGTCCGCAGCGTCCTCAGCACGGAAGGCTCCCTCAACAGCCGGAACTCGCAGGGCGGCACGGCACCGGCCGCCGTCGAACGCCAGCTTGCTGCGCTGGAAGGCGAGCTAAAGGGCGTCCGCGAGTACGCGGGGTAG
- a CDS encoding maleylpyruvate isomerase family mycothiol-dependent enzyme: MTAITPGTLAPDTLRAELHKAADVVTSLTAKLTDADVRGPSALPGWTRGHVLAHIAGISNAMARQLEYAARGETVELYDGGYDGRTKAIEMSAGHALEQHRADLDSALDRALRAFDALDADASGAGGWRAPISYRGGVVLDGGLALWRELVIHASDLNTGRGPETWSRQFCEHLFGFLAARVPEDQKLVLQPLGMPPTTIGTGGRSTVISGMVTDIAAWLAGREPSLGSLRAAAAADGVDLPELLPWPSGVPAK, encoded by the coding sequence ATGACGGCAATCACACCAGGCACCCTCGCGCCGGATACTTTGCGCGCCGAACTCCACAAAGCTGCCGACGTAGTGACCTCTCTGACAGCGAAACTCACCGATGCTGATGTCCGGGGGCCGTCGGCCCTTCCGGGCTGGACCCGCGGGCACGTCCTCGCGCATATCGCCGGCATCTCCAACGCGATGGCGCGGCAGCTCGAATACGCCGCGCGCGGGGAAACGGTGGAACTGTACGACGGCGGCTATGACGGGCGCACGAAAGCTATCGAAATGAGCGCCGGACATGCTCTGGAGCAGCACCGCGCGGACCTGGACTCAGCTCTGGACCGGGCACTGCGCGCCTTCGACGCGCTGGACGCTGATGCGTCTGGTGCCGGCGGCTGGCGCGCGCCGATTTCCTACCGCGGGGGAGTGGTGCTGGACGGCGGCCTTGCGCTCTGGCGCGAACTCGTGATTCACGCCTCGGACCTCAACACCGGCCGAGGTCCCGAAACGTGGAGCAGGCAGTTCTGTGAGCACCTCTTCGGTTTCCTGGCCGCGCGTGTGCCGGAGGACCAAAAGCTCGTACTGCAGCCTCTGGGCATGCCTCCCACGACGATCGGCACCGGCGGCCGCTCCACTGTCATCAGCGGGATGGTCACCGACATTGCGGCGTGGCTCGCCGGACGGGAACCGTCGCTCGGCAGCCTGCGCGCCGCCGCCGCTGCCGACGGGGTGGACCTGCCGGAACTGCTGCCGTGGCCTTCCGGGGTGCCCGCCAAGTAG
- a CDS encoding acetylornithine transaminase: MNETVDVSQAPDAGAAAATTIVPSSSGSEWLARYSSSLMGVFGTPQRVLVRGAGCLVWDADGKEYLDLLGGIAVNALGHAHPFVTSVISSQLATLGHVSNFFTSPTQIALAEKLLELSAAPAGSKVFFTNSGTEANEAAFKLARRNSGSAAGEAGGKPRSRIIALEGAFHGRTMGALALTAKEAYRTPFEPVPGGVEHIPFGDIEALRNAVDDTVAAVFLEPIQGEAGVRPLPAGYLKAAREATSEAGALLILDEVQTGIARTGKWLASEDAGIVPDAITLAKGLGGGFPIGALITFGEQASSLLSAGQHGSTFGGNPVATAAALATLHAIESQHVLENVRSVGDHFRKALAAVDGVTKVRGEGLLIGFDLDADVAPAAVTAALDAGFIINSPGPRTIRLAPPLILTTEQADRFLAALPAILQTAKDAQ, encoded by the coding sequence ATGAACGAAACTGTTGACGTGAGCCAGGCCCCTGACGCTGGGGCGGCCGCCGCAACCACAATAGTCCCCAGCAGCAGCGGCTCCGAGTGGCTGGCGCGCTACTCCTCGTCGCTGATGGGCGTCTTCGGCACGCCCCAGCGGGTGCTGGTCCGCGGCGCCGGCTGCCTCGTCTGGGACGCCGATGGCAAGGAATACCTGGACCTCCTCGGCGGCATCGCCGTCAACGCGCTGGGCCACGCCCACCCGTTCGTGACCTCGGTGATCTCCAGCCAGCTGGCCACCCTCGGGCATGTCTCCAACTTCTTCACCAGCCCCACCCAGATCGCCCTGGCCGAAAAGCTCCTGGAGCTCAGCGCAGCGCCTGCCGGCTCCAAGGTGTTCTTCACCAACTCCGGCACCGAGGCCAACGAAGCCGCCTTCAAGCTGGCCCGCCGGAACTCGGGTTCCGCAGCGGGTGAGGCCGGCGGCAAGCCCCGCAGCCGGATCATCGCGCTCGAAGGCGCATTCCATGGCCGGACCATGGGCGCGCTGGCGCTCACCGCCAAGGAGGCCTACCGCACCCCCTTCGAGCCCGTGCCCGGGGGAGTGGAGCACATTCCGTTCGGGGACATCGAGGCCCTGCGCAACGCCGTCGACGACACTGTCGCCGCCGTCTTCCTCGAGCCCATCCAGGGCGAGGCAGGCGTCCGGCCCCTGCCGGCCGGCTACCTGAAGGCGGCGCGTGAAGCCACCTCCGAAGCCGGTGCGCTGCTGATCCTGGACGAGGTGCAGACGGGCATCGCACGCACGGGCAAGTGGCTGGCCAGCGAGGACGCCGGGATCGTGCCGGACGCCATCACGCTGGCCAAGGGCCTCGGCGGCGGATTCCCGATCGGCGCCCTCATCACGTTCGGGGAGCAGGCGTCGTCGCTCCTGTCCGCCGGGCAGCATGGCAGCACCTTCGGCGGAAACCCGGTGGCCACCGCGGCCGCACTGGCCACGCTGCACGCCATCGAAAGCCAGCACGTGCTGGAGAACGTCCGCAGCGTGGGTGACCATTTCCGGAAGGCGCTGGCCGCCGTCGACGGTGTCACGAAGGTGCGCGGCGAGGGACTGCTGATCGGCTTCGACCTGGACGCCGACGTCGCCCCCGCAGCCGTGACCGCAGCCCTGGACGCCGGCTTCATCATTAACAGCCCCGGCCCGCGCACCATCCGCCTGGCCCCGCCGCTCATCCTCACCACGGAACAGGCGGACCGTTTCCTGGCCGCCCTTCCGGCCATCCTGCAAACCGCAAAGGACGCACAGTGA
- a CDS encoding arginine repressor: MSTNPAAPGASPATKTARQARITAILTGESVRSQAELAALLADDGVQVTQATLSRDLVELGAVRVRGKEGVLVYAVPGEGGERAAKSGVSQEILDARLARLCGELLVTAEASANLVVLRTPPGAANFLALAIDHSVMPSILGTIAGDDTVLLVARDPLGGPDLAARFLQLAEEAGQ; encoded by the coding sequence GTGTCCACCAACCCGGCGGCCCCCGGCGCGAGCCCGGCCACCAAAACCGCCCGCCAGGCTCGGATCACCGCGATCCTGACCGGCGAATCGGTGCGTTCCCAGGCGGAGCTTGCGGCACTGCTGGCGGACGACGGCGTGCAGGTCACCCAGGCCACGCTGTCGCGCGACCTTGTGGAACTCGGTGCCGTCCGCGTCCGGGGCAAAGAGGGCGTGCTGGTCTACGCCGTCCCCGGCGAAGGCGGGGAGCGGGCGGCCAAGAGCGGGGTAAGCCAGGAAATCCTCGATGCCAGGCTCGCGCGGCTCTGCGGCGAACTGCTGGTCACGGCCGAGGCATCGGCCAATCTCGTGGTGCTCCGCACCCCGCCCGGCGCGGCGAACTTCCTCGCCCTCGCCATCGACCATTCGGTGATGCCCTCGATCCTGGGCACCATCGCCGGGGACGACACCGTGCTGCTCGTGGCCCGGGACCCGCTGGGCGGGCCGGACCTGGCTGCCCGGTTCCTGCAGCTCGCAGAGGAAGCCGGCCAATAG
- the argJ gene encoding bifunctional glutamate N-acetyltransferase/amino-acid acetyltransferase ArgJ, with product MTVTAPKGFRASGVTAGLKASGNPDLALVVNDGPSKAAAAVFTSNRVAAAPVHWSRQVVSDGRVDAVILNSGGANACTGPQGFQNTHTTAEKTAEALGLSATDVFVCSTGLIGEQLPMDKIVPGIDAAAAALSADGGADAATAIMTTDTVSKQAVFTGADADGNEFTIGGIAKGAGMLAPGLATMLVVLTTDADVQPELLDLALRDATRVTFDRADSDGCMSTNDTVVLLASGASKAVPSDGVFAKGLTQVCAELARKLIGDAEGASHDIAIRTFNAATERDAETVSRAVARSNLFKAAIFGKDPNWGRVLSAVGTTDAVFEPDQLNVSMNGIQICQNGGIGQDRKLVDLEPREVRVEIDLQAGEAEATIWTNDLTHDYVHENSAYSS from the coding sequence GTGACCGTTACCGCCCCCAAGGGATTCCGCGCCTCCGGCGTCACGGCAGGACTCAAGGCCTCGGGAAATCCGGACCTCGCCCTCGTGGTCAACGACGGACCGTCCAAGGCTGCGGCCGCCGTCTTCACCTCGAACCGGGTGGCCGCGGCCCCCGTCCACTGGTCGCGCCAGGTGGTTTCGGACGGCCGGGTCGACGCCGTGATCCTCAACTCCGGCGGGGCCAACGCCTGCACCGGCCCGCAGGGCTTCCAGAACACGCACACGACGGCGGAAAAAACGGCCGAGGCGCTCGGCCTGTCCGCCACCGATGTCTTTGTGTGCTCCACTGGCCTGATCGGCGAGCAGCTGCCCATGGACAAGATCGTCCCGGGCATCGATGCAGCGGCAGCCGCCCTGAGCGCCGACGGCGGAGCTGACGCCGCCACCGCGATCATGACCACCGACACGGTCTCCAAGCAGGCGGTCTTCACCGGCGCGGACGCCGACGGCAACGAATTCACCATCGGCGGCATCGCCAAGGGCGCCGGCATGCTGGCGCCCGGGCTGGCCACCATGCTGGTGGTCCTGACCACGGATGCCGACGTCCAGCCGGAATTGCTCGACCTCGCCCTCCGCGACGCTACGCGCGTCACCTTCGACCGCGCCGACTCGGACGGCTGCATGTCCACCAATGACACCGTGGTGCTGCTGGCCTCGGGCGCATCCAAGGCAGTTCCGTCCGACGGGGTTTTCGCCAAGGGCCTCACCCAGGTCTGCGCCGAGCTGGCCCGCAAGCTGATCGGCGATGCCGAGGGTGCCAGCCATGACATCGCGATCCGCACGTTCAACGCCGCCACCGAACGCGATGCCGAAACCGTCAGCCGGGCCGTGGCCCGCTCCAACCTCTTCAAGGCCGCCATCTTCGGCAAGGACCCCAACTGGGGCCGGGTGCTCTCCGCGGTGGGCACCACCGACGCCGTCTTCGAGCCGGACCAGCTCAACGTGTCCATGAACGGCATCCAGATCTGCCAGAACGGCGGCATCGGCCAGGACCGCAAGCTGGTGGATCTCGAACCGCGCGAGGTGAGGGTCGAAATCGATCTGCAGGCCGGCGAGGCGGAGGCCACCATCTGGACCAACGACCTCACGCACGACTACGTCCACGAGAACAGTGCTTATTCAAGCTAG
- a CDS encoding quinone oxidoreductase family protein: MTHAIVARQPGGPEVLDFTEIDRPVPGPGQLLVKVAATGVNFIETYQRSGTYKVAYPFTPGSEAAGVVEEIGEGVEDYTVGSRVATAEGTACYAGYIVLDAAKALPVPDAVDDQTAAALPLQGMTAHYLINSSFRVEPGHSVLVHAGAGGVGLLLIQLLKARGARVITTVSTDEKESLARGAGADEVLRYNGFPHAVRDLTHGAGVNVVYDGVGKDTFDGSLSSLRTRGSMVLFGAASGPVPPVDPQRLNAGGSLTLTRPSLAHFLGNPQERLWRSTEIFGAAADGSLKVRIGATYPLAEARRAHEDLEGRRTTGKVLLLP; this comes from the coding sequence ATGACGCACGCCATCGTCGCCCGGCAGCCGGGCGGACCGGAGGTTCTGGACTTCACGGAGATCGACCGCCCCGTCCCCGGTCCCGGCCAGCTGCTGGTGAAGGTAGCGGCAACCGGCGTCAACTTCATCGAAACCTACCAGCGCAGCGGCACCTACAAGGTGGCCTACCCGTTCACGCCGGGATCGGAAGCCGCCGGCGTTGTCGAGGAGATCGGCGAAGGCGTGGAGGACTACACCGTGGGCAGCCGGGTAGCCACGGCCGAGGGAACCGCCTGCTACGCCGGGTACATCGTGCTGGACGCCGCAAAGGCGCTGCCCGTACCGGACGCCGTCGACGATCAGACCGCCGCGGCCCTCCCGCTCCAGGGCATGACGGCCCACTACCTGATCAACTCCTCGTTCCGCGTTGAGCCCGGGCACAGCGTGCTGGTCCACGCCGGCGCCGGCGGGGTTGGCCTGCTGCTGATCCAGCTGCTGAAGGCCCGCGGCGCCCGCGTCATCACCACCGTTTCCACGGATGAGAAGGAATCCCTGGCCCGCGGTGCCGGCGCGGACGAGGTGCTGCGCTACAACGGATTCCCCCACGCTGTCCGCGATCTGACCCACGGCGCCGGCGTGAACGTTGTGTACGACGGCGTGGGCAAGGATACGTTCGACGGCTCGCTGTCGAGCCTGCGCACCCGCGGTTCGATGGTGCTCTTCGGCGCCGCGTCCGGCCCGGTCCCGCCCGTGGACCCGCAGCGGCTCAACGCCGGCGGCTCACTGACCCTGACCCGCCCGTCGCTCGCCCACTTCCTCGGCAACCCGCAGGAACGCCTGTGGCGCTCCACGGAAATCTTCGGCGCCGCGGCCGACGGCAGCCTGAAGGTGCGCATCGGCGCCACTTACCCGCTGGCCGAGGCCCGCCGGGCACACGAGGACCTCGAAGGCCGGCGCACCACCGGCAAGGTCCTGCTGCTCCCCTAA
- the argC gene encoding N-acetyl-gamma-glutamyl-phosphate reductase: MTISVAVSGASGYAGGEVLRLLAGHPDVTIGAITAHSNAGSRLGELQPHLHGLASRILEDTSVENLSGHDVVFLALPHGASAEIAAKLPEGTVVIDAGADHRLESATAWEKFYGSDHAGTWPYGLPELPGQREKLKGASRIAVPGCYPTSSLLALTPGFAAGLLEGNDVVIVSASGTSGAGKAAKVNLIGSEVMGSMSPYGVGGGHRHTPEIEQGLSNASGEDVTVSFTPTLAPMSRGILTTATARVKPGVGAEELRRAWAEAYDDEPFVHLLPEGQWPTTKSVQGSNHAAMQLAYDAHVGRVIVTCAIDNLTKGTAGGAVQSMNIALGLPETAGLNLQGVAP; encoded by the coding sequence ATGACTATTTCTGTTGCCGTTTCAGGCGCCAGCGGCTACGCCGGCGGCGAAGTCCTCCGGCTCCTGGCCGGCCATCCGGACGTCACTATCGGGGCCATCACGGCACACAGCAACGCCGGTTCCAGACTAGGCGAACTGCAGCCGCATCTCCATGGCCTGGCAAGCAGGATTCTCGAGGACACCAGCGTGGAGAACCTGTCGGGGCACGACGTCGTGTTCCTCGCCCTGCCGCACGGCGCGTCCGCCGAGATCGCGGCCAAGCTGCCCGAGGGCACAGTGGTGATCGACGCCGGCGCCGACCACCGCCTGGAATCCGCCACCGCCTGGGAAAAGTTTTACGGCTCGGACCACGCCGGGACCTGGCCGTATGGCCTCCCTGAGCTGCCAGGCCAGCGGGAGAAGCTCAAGGGCGCCAGCCGGATCGCCGTCCCGGGCTGCTACCCGACGTCCTCGCTGCTCGCCCTCACGCCGGGCTTCGCAGCCGGCCTGCTCGAGGGCAACGACGTCGTCATCGTCTCTGCCTCCGGCACCTCGGGGGCCGGCAAAGCGGCGAAGGTGAACCTTATCGGCTCCGAGGTCATGGGGTCCATGAGCCCCTATGGCGTGGGCGGCGGCCACCGGCACACGCCGGAAATCGAGCAGGGCCTGTCCAACGCCTCCGGTGAAGACGTGACGGTTTCCTTCACCCCCACCCTGGCGCCCATGAGCCGCGGCATCCTCACCACCGCCACCGCACGGGTCAAGCCCGGCGTCGGCGCCGAGGAACTGCGCCGTGCCTGGGCGGAAGCGTACGACGACGAACCGTTCGTCCACCTGCTGCCCGAGGGCCAGTGGCCCACCACCAAGTCCGTGCAGGGCTCCAACCACGCCGCCATGCAGCTTGCCTACGACGCACACGTCGGGCGCGTCATCGTCACCTGCGCCATCGACAACCTGACCAAAGGCACCGCCGGTGGAGCGGTACAGTCCATGAACATTGCCCTTGGCCTGCCGGAAACCGCCGGCCTCAACCTGCAGGGAGTTGCCCCGTGA
- a CDS encoding argininosuccinate synthase gives MTERIVLAYSGGLDTSVAIGWIGEATGAEVIAVAVDVGQGGESLETIRQRALGCGAVEAYVADASDEFANEYCVPTLKANALYQGHYPLVSAISRPVIVKHLVKAAREFGATTVAHGCTGKGNDQVRFEVGIQTLGPDLKCIAPVRDLALTRDKAIAFAEEKGLPIETTKKNPYSIDQNVWGRAVETGYLEDIWNAPTKDIYDYTATPEFPPAPDEVTISFEAGVPVAIDGVKVTPLQAIKELNRRAGAQGVGRIDVVEDRLVGIKSREIYEAPGAMALITAHKHLEDVTIEREQARFKATVGQRWAELVYDGQWFSPLKRSLDAFIEDTQKYVTGDIRMVLHGGQAIVNGRRSETALYDFNLATYDTGDTFDQSMARGFIELWGMSAKVASGRDIRVAGK, from the coding sequence GTGACTGAGCGTATTGTTCTGGCCTACTCAGGTGGCCTGGATACTTCCGTAGCCATCGGCTGGATCGGTGAAGCCACCGGCGCCGAGGTCATCGCCGTGGCGGTCGACGTCGGACAGGGCGGCGAATCGCTGGAAACCATCCGCCAGCGCGCCCTCGGCTGCGGCGCCGTCGAGGCCTACGTGGCCGACGCGTCCGACGAGTTCGCCAACGAATACTGCGTGCCCACCCTGAAGGCCAACGCCCTCTACCAGGGCCACTACCCGCTGGTGTCCGCCATCTCCCGTCCCGTCATCGTCAAGCACCTGGTCAAGGCGGCCCGCGAATTCGGCGCCACCACCGTGGCCCACGGCTGCACCGGCAAGGGCAACGACCAGGTCCGCTTCGAAGTGGGCATCCAGACCCTCGGCCCGGACCTGAAGTGCATCGCGCCCGTCCGCGACCTCGCCCTGACCCGCGACAAGGCCATCGCCTTCGCCGAGGAAAAGGGCCTGCCGATCGAGACCACCAAGAAGAACCCGTACTCGATCGACCAGAACGTCTGGGGACGCGCCGTCGAAACCGGCTACCTCGAGGACATCTGGAACGCCCCTACCAAGGACATCTACGACTACACCGCCACCCCGGAATTCCCGCCGGCACCGGATGAGGTCACCATCTCCTTCGAAGCAGGCGTGCCCGTCGCAATTGACGGCGTAAAGGTCACCCCGCTGCAGGCCATCAAGGAACTGAACCGCCGCGCCGGCGCACAGGGCGTGGGCCGCATCGACGTCGTCGAGGACCGCCTCGTGGGCATCAAGTCCCGCGAAATCTACGAAGCACCGGGCGCCATGGCGCTCATCACCGCGCACAAGCACCTCGAGGACGTCACCATCGAGCGCGAGCAGGCCCGCTTCAAGGCCACCGTTGGCCAGCGCTGGGCAGAGCTGGTGTACGACGGCCAGTGGTTCTCCCCGCTGAAGCGCTCCCTGGACGCCTTCATCGAGGACACCCAGAAGTACGTCACCGGCGACATCCGCATGGTGCTGCACGGCGGCCAGGCGATCGTCAACGGACGCCGCTCCGAGACCGCGCTCTACGATTTCAACCTGGCTACCTACGACACCGGCGACACGTTCGACCAGTCCATGGCGCGCGGCTTCATCGAACTGTGGGGCATGTCCGCCAAGGTTGCCTCCGGCCGCGACATCCGCGTCGCAGGAAAGTAA